A portion of the Vicinamibacterales bacterium genome contains these proteins:
- a CDS encoding GntR family transcriptional regulator, producing the protein MRFQLNFKSGKPVYLQMVDQVKAAAASGALRGGDPLPSIRPLAEELRVNRNTVAKAYAELESQGVIETVAGKGCFLRAAHSPYRKEVRLELLKQVVDDAVVQAHHLQVARSQFLRLAEERFDAFEARRERAAER; encoded by the coding sequence ATGCGCTTCCAGTTGAACTTCAAATCGGGGAAGCCGGTCTACCTCCAGATGGTGGACCAGGTGAAGGCGGCAGCCGCCTCCGGCGCGCTGCGCGGCGGCGACCCCCTCCCCTCCATCCGTCCGCTCGCCGAGGAACTGCGCGTCAACCGCAATACCGTCGCCAAGGCCTACGCGGAGCTCGAGAGCCAGGGGGTCATCGAGACCGTCGCCGGTAAAGGCTGCTTCCTCCGCGCCGCCCACAGCCCCTATCGCAAGGAAGTCCGGCTCGAGCTGCTCAAGCAGGTCGTGGACGACGCCGTCGTCCAGGCCCACCACCTCCAGGTCGCCAGGTCGCAGTTCCTCCGCCTCGCCGAGGAGCGCTTCGACGCGTTCGAGGCGCGCCGCGAGCGCGCCGCTGAAAGATGA
- a CDS encoding ABC transporter ATP-binding protein — translation MTSETHAIEIDRLVRRFGRTDAVDGLSLTVRPGRCYGFFGRNGAGKTTTIKCLLNLLRPTSGTVRVFGLDPRRDEVGVKSRVACVPDTVAFYPWMTVRGTLDYFASFRAKWNQAVERELLAQFRLDPGRKTSHLSKGQRTQLALIAAICAEPELLVLDEPTSGLDPIVRREFIQTVIGAYQEGDPRRTVFVSTHLISEFEGLIDEFTIIEQGRQVLTLDADAARERYRKVYARFAAEPGALDLPGARVLRQRGRECEVLVNGNAAEVMARLQARSPESLTTESLTLEEIFVATLQPGAAGA, via the coding sequence ATGACATCCGAGACCCACGCCATCGAGATCGATCGGCTGGTCCGCCGCTTCGGGCGCACCGACGCGGTCGATGGACTCAGCCTGACGGTACGGCCGGGCCGCTGCTACGGCTTCTTCGGACGCAACGGCGCGGGAAAGACGACGACGATCAAGTGCCTGCTGAACCTGCTGCGGCCGACGTCGGGGACGGTGCGCGTCTTCGGTCTCGACCCGCGGCGCGACGAGGTCGGCGTGAAGTCGCGCGTGGCCTGCGTGCCCGACACCGTGGCGTTCTACCCGTGGATGACCGTGCGCGGCACGCTCGACTACTTCGCGTCGTTCAGGGCGAAGTGGAATCAGGCGGTCGAGCGGGAGCTGCTCGCGCAGTTCCGCCTCGACCCGGGTCGGAAGACGAGCCATCTCTCGAAGGGGCAGCGCACGCAGCTCGCGCTGATCGCGGCGATCTGCGCCGAGCCCGAGCTGCTGGTCCTCGACGAGCCGACGTCCGGGCTCGATCCGATCGTCCGGCGCGAATTCATCCAGACGGTGATCGGCGCCTATCAGGAAGGGGATCCGCGGCGGACGGTCTTCGTGTCCACCCATCTCATCTCCGAATTCGAAGGACTGATCGACGAGTTCACCATCATCGAGCAGGGGCGGCAGGTGCTGACGCTGGACGCAGACGCCGCCCGCGAGCGCTATCGGAAGGTCTACGCGCGATTCGCCGCCGAACCGGGCGCGCTGGATCTGCCGGGGGCGCGCGTGCTGCGGCAGCGCGGGCGCGAATGCGAAGTCCTGGTCAACGGCAACGCGGCCGAGGTGATGGCCCGACTGCAGGCGCGCTCGCCGGAGTCGCTCACGACCGAGTCGCTCACGCTGGAGGAGATCTTCGTGGCCACGCTGCAGCCGGGAGCGGCCGGCGCATGA